A window of the Myripristis murdjan chromosome 15, fMyrMur1.1, whole genome shotgun sequence genome harbors these coding sequences:
- the klc1b gene encoding kinesin light chain 1b isoform X1: MSTMVYPREEKLEKLSQEEIISNTKLVIQGLEALKNEHNSILHSLLETIKCLKKDEEANLVHEKSNLLRKSVEMIELGLGEAQVMMALSNHLNAVESEKQKLRAQVRRLCQENQWLRDELANTQQKLQKSEQSVAQLEEEKKHLEFMNQLKKYDEDVSPTQEEKDGETPKDSLDDLFPNDEEEHGQGMQHQHNSAAVAAAQQGGYEIPARLRTLHNLVIQYASQGRYEVAVPLCKQALEDLEKTSGHDHPDVATMLNILALVYRDQNKYKEAAHLLNDALSIREKTLGKDHPAVAATLNNLAVLYGKRGKYKEAEPLCKRALEIREKVLGKDHPDVAKQLNNLALLCQNQGKYEEVEYYYCRALEIYESRLGPDDPNVAKTKNNLASCFLKQGKYKEAEILYKEILTRAHEKEFGSVDAENKPIWMHAEEREEMSKGKHRDNTPYGEYGGWYKACKVNSPTVNTTLRNLGALYRRQGKLEAAETLEECAMRSRKQSNTGIDPIHQTRVVEILKDGDGDRRRSRDSLSSVKYESGSEAGEEVSMGVEWNGDGSGALQRSGSLGKLRDVLRRSSELLVKKLQGNGPPEPRSTNMKRAASLNYLNKTSDDSFQTQGSSRLRESRGLSSSTVDLYSGN, translated from the exons ATGTCCACCATGGTGTACCCACGGGAAGAGAAGCTGGAGAAGCTGTCTCAGGAGGAAATCATCTCCAACACTAAGCTGGTGATCCAGGGCTTAGAGGCCCTGAAGAACGAGCACAACTCCATCCTCCACAGCCTGCTGGAGACCATCAAGTGCCTAAAGAAGGATGAGGAGGCCAACCTGGTTCACGAGAAGTCCAACCTGCTGCGCAAGTCGGTGGAGATGATCGAACTGGGCCTCGGAGAGGCACAG GTGATGATGGCCCTGTCCAACCACCTGAACGCCGTGGAGTCGGAGAAGCAGAAGCTgcgtgctcaggtgaggaggcTCTGCCAGGAGAACCAGTGGCTGCGGGACGAGCTGGCCAACACCCAGCAGAAGCTTCAGAAGAGCGAGCAGAGCGTggcccagctggaggaggagaaaaaacaccTGGAGTTCATGAATCAGCTCAAGAAATATGATGAGGATGTGTCACCCACT CAAGAGGAAAAGGATGGAGAAACACCCAAGGACTCTCTGGATGACCTCTTCCCCAATGATGAAGAGGAGCACGGCCAAGGCA TGCAGCACCAACACAACAGTGCGGCCGTGGCAGCAGCCCAGCAGGGAGGCTATGAGATCCCAGCCCGTCTGAGGACCCTCCACAACCTGGTTATCCAGTACGCCTCCCAGGGCAGGTACGAGGTGGCCGTGCCCCTGTGCAAACAGGCGCTGGAGGACCTGGAAAAGACCTCTGGCCACGACCATCCTGATGTGGCCACCATGCTGAACATCCTGGCCCTGGTTTATAG GgatcaaaacaaatacaaagaggCCGCCCATCTGCTCAACGATGCTCTGTCCATCCGTGAGAAAACTCTGGGCAAAGACCACCCTGCT GTTGCTGCAACGTTGAACAACTTGGCTGTGTTGTACGGAAAGAGGGGGAAGTACAAGGAGGCCGAGCCACTGTGTAAGAGAGCCCTGGAGATCAGAGAAAAG GTGCTGGGGAAGGACCATCCTGATGTGGCCAAGCAGCTGAACAATCTGGCTCTGCTGTGCCAGAACCAGGGCAAGTACGAGGAAGTGGAGTACTACTACTGCCGCGCCCTGGAGATCTATGAGAGCCGGCTGGGCCCAGATGACCCCAACGTGGCCAAAACCAAGAACAACCTG GCATCCTGCTTTCTCAAACAGGGGAAGTACAAGGAGGCTGAGATTCTGTACAAAGAGATTCTGACCCGTGCCCATGAGAAAGAGTTTGGATCCGTTGATG ctgaaaacaagccTATCTGGATGCAtgcagaggaaagggaggagatgAGCAAG ggcaaacacagagacaacacTCCGTACGGAGAGTATGGAGGCTGGTACAAGGCCTGCAAAGTCAACAG cccCACAGTGAACACCACCCTGCGAAACCTGGGGGCTCTGTACCGCCGACAGGGCAAACTAGAGGCCGCTGAGACTCTGGAGGAGTGTGCCATGAGGTCTCGCAAGCAG AGCAACACA GGCATTGACCCAATCCACCAGACACGTGTGGTGGAGATCCTGAAGGATGGAGACGGTGACAGGCGGAGGAGCCGGGACAGCCTGTCCAGCGTAAAGTATGAAAGTGGCTCAGAGGCCGGCGAGGAAGTGAGTATGGGCGTGGAGTGGAATGGG gacGGCAGTGGAGCGCTTCAGCGCAGTGGCTCTCTGGGGAAGCTGAGAGATGTTTTGCGACGCAGCAGCGAACTGCTGGTGAAGAAACTGCAGGGCAACGGACCACCTGAGCCTCGCAGCACCAA CATGAAGCGAGCTGCCTCCTTAAATTACCTGAATAAAACCAGTGATGACTCATTCCAG actcagggcagcagcaggctgagggAGAGCCGAGGCCTGAGCTCCAGCACCGTGGATCTGTACAGTGGAAACTGA
- the klc1b gene encoding kinesin light chain 1b isoform X2, which produces MSTMVYPREEKLEKLSQEEIISNTKLVIQGLEALKNEHNSILHSLLETIKCLKKDEEANLVHEKSNLLRKSVEMIELGLGEAQVMMALSNHLNAVESEKQKLRAQVRRLCQENQWLRDELANTQQKLQKSEQSVAQLEEEKKHLEFMNQLKKYDEDVSPTQEEKDGETPKDSLDDLFPNDEEEHGQGMQHQHNSAAVAAAQQGGYEIPARLRTLHNLVIQYASQGRYEVAVPLCKQALEDLEKTSGHDHPDVATMLNILALVYRDQNKYKEAAHLLNDALSIREKTLGKDHPAVAATLNNLAVLYGKRGKYKEAEPLCKRALEIREKVLGKDHPDVAKQLNNLALLCQNQGKYEEVEYYYCRALEIYESRLGPDDPNVAKTKNNLASCFLKQGKYKEAEILYKEILTRAHEKEFGSVDAENKPIWMHAEEREEMSKGKHRDNTPYGEYGGWYKACKVNSPTVNTTLRNLGALYRRQGKLEAAETLEECAMRSRKQGIDPIHQTRVVEILKDGDGDRRRSRDSLSSVKYESGSEAGEEVSMGVEWNGDGSGALQRSGSLGKLRDVLRRSSELLVKKLQGNGPPEPRSTNMKRAASLNYLNKTSDDSFQTQGSSRLRESRGLSSSTVDLYSGN; this is translated from the exons ATGTCCACCATGGTGTACCCACGGGAAGAGAAGCTGGAGAAGCTGTCTCAGGAGGAAATCATCTCCAACACTAAGCTGGTGATCCAGGGCTTAGAGGCCCTGAAGAACGAGCACAACTCCATCCTCCACAGCCTGCTGGAGACCATCAAGTGCCTAAAGAAGGATGAGGAGGCCAACCTGGTTCACGAGAAGTCCAACCTGCTGCGCAAGTCGGTGGAGATGATCGAACTGGGCCTCGGAGAGGCACAG GTGATGATGGCCCTGTCCAACCACCTGAACGCCGTGGAGTCGGAGAAGCAGAAGCTgcgtgctcaggtgaggaggcTCTGCCAGGAGAACCAGTGGCTGCGGGACGAGCTGGCCAACACCCAGCAGAAGCTTCAGAAGAGCGAGCAGAGCGTggcccagctggaggaggagaaaaaacaccTGGAGTTCATGAATCAGCTCAAGAAATATGATGAGGATGTGTCACCCACT CAAGAGGAAAAGGATGGAGAAACACCCAAGGACTCTCTGGATGACCTCTTCCCCAATGATGAAGAGGAGCACGGCCAAGGCA TGCAGCACCAACACAACAGTGCGGCCGTGGCAGCAGCCCAGCAGGGAGGCTATGAGATCCCAGCCCGTCTGAGGACCCTCCACAACCTGGTTATCCAGTACGCCTCCCAGGGCAGGTACGAGGTGGCCGTGCCCCTGTGCAAACAGGCGCTGGAGGACCTGGAAAAGACCTCTGGCCACGACCATCCTGATGTGGCCACCATGCTGAACATCCTGGCCCTGGTTTATAG GgatcaaaacaaatacaaagaggCCGCCCATCTGCTCAACGATGCTCTGTCCATCCGTGAGAAAACTCTGGGCAAAGACCACCCTGCT GTTGCTGCAACGTTGAACAACTTGGCTGTGTTGTACGGAAAGAGGGGGAAGTACAAGGAGGCCGAGCCACTGTGTAAGAGAGCCCTGGAGATCAGAGAAAAG GTGCTGGGGAAGGACCATCCTGATGTGGCCAAGCAGCTGAACAATCTGGCTCTGCTGTGCCAGAACCAGGGCAAGTACGAGGAAGTGGAGTACTACTACTGCCGCGCCCTGGAGATCTATGAGAGCCGGCTGGGCCCAGATGACCCCAACGTGGCCAAAACCAAGAACAACCTG GCATCCTGCTTTCTCAAACAGGGGAAGTACAAGGAGGCTGAGATTCTGTACAAAGAGATTCTGACCCGTGCCCATGAGAAAGAGTTTGGATCCGTTGATG ctgaaaacaagccTATCTGGATGCAtgcagaggaaagggaggagatgAGCAAG ggcaaacacagagacaacacTCCGTACGGAGAGTATGGAGGCTGGTACAAGGCCTGCAAAGTCAACAG cccCACAGTGAACACCACCCTGCGAAACCTGGGGGCTCTGTACCGCCGACAGGGCAAACTAGAGGCCGCTGAGACTCTGGAGGAGTGTGCCATGAGGTCTCGCAAGCAG GGCATTGACCCAATCCACCAGACACGTGTGGTGGAGATCCTGAAGGATGGAGACGGTGACAGGCGGAGGAGCCGGGACAGCCTGTCCAGCGTAAAGTATGAAAGTGGCTCAGAGGCCGGCGAGGAAGTGAGTATGGGCGTGGAGTGGAATGGG gacGGCAGTGGAGCGCTTCAGCGCAGTGGCTCTCTGGGGAAGCTGAGAGATGTTTTGCGACGCAGCAGCGAACTGCTGGTGAAGAAACTGCAGGGCAACGGACCACCTGAGCCTCGCAGCACCAA CATGAAGCGAGCTGCCTCCTTAAATTACCTGAATAAAACCAGTGATGACTCATTCCAG actcagggcagcagcaggctgagggAGAGCCGAGGCCTGAGCTCCAGCACCGTGGATCTGTACAGTGGAAACTGA
- the klc1b gene encoding kinesin light chain 1b isoform X3 has product MSTMVYPREEKLEKLSQEEIISNTKLVIQGLEALKNEHNSILHSLLETIKCLKKDEEANLVHEKSNLLRKSVEMIELGLGEAQVMMALSNHLNAVESEKQKLRAQVRRLCQENQWLRDELANTQQKLQKSEQSVAQLEEEKKHLEFMNQLKKYDEDVSPTQEEKDGETPKDSLDDLFPNDEEEHGQGMQHQHNSAAVAAAQQGGYEIPARLRTLHNLVIQYASQGRYEVAVPLCKQALEDLEKTSGHDHPDVATMLNILALVYRDQNKYKEAAHLLNDALSIREKTLGKDHPAVAATLNNLAVLYGKRGKYKEAEPLCKRALEIREKVLGKDHPDVAKQLNNLALLCQNQGKYEEVEYYYCRALEIYESRLGPDDPNVAKTKNNLASCFLKQGKYKEAEILYKEILTRAHEKEFGSVDAENKPIWMHAEEREEMSKGKHRDNTPYGEYGGWYKACKVNSPTVNTTLRNLGALYRRQGKLEAAETLEECAMRSRKQSNTGIDPIHQTRVVEILKDGDGDRRRSRDSLSSVKYESGSEAGEEA; this is encoded by the exons ATGTCCACCATGGTGTACCCACGGGAAGAGAAGCTGGAGAAGCTGTCTCAGGAGGAAATCATCTCCAACACTAAGCTGGTGATCCAGGGCTTAGAGGCCCTGAAGAACGAGCACAACTCCATCCTCCACAGCCTGCTGGAGACCATCAAGTGCCTAAAGAAGGATGAGGAGGCCAACCTGGTTCACGAGAAGTCCAACCTGCTGCGCAAGTCGGTGGAGATGATCGAACTGGGCCTCGGAGAGGCACAG GTGATGATGGCCCTGTCCAACCACCTGAACGCCGTGGAGTCGGAGAAGCAGAAGCTgcgtgctcaggtgaggaggcTCTGCCAGGAGAACCAGTGGCTGCGGGACGAGCTGGCCAACACCCAGCAGAAGCTTCAGAAGAGCGAGCAGAGCGTggcccagctggaggaggagaaaaaacaccTGGAGTTCATGAATCAGCTCAAGAAATATGATGAGGATGTGTCACCCACT CAAGAGGAAAAGGATGGAGAAACACCCAAGGACTCTCTGGATGACCTCTTCCCCAATGATGAAGAGGAGCACGGCCAAGGCA TGCAGCACCAACACAACAGTGCGGCCGTGGCAGCAGCCCAGCAGGGAGGCTATGAGATCCCAGCCCGTCTGAGGACCCTCCACAACCTGGTTATCCAGTACGCCTCCCAGGGCAGGTACGAGGTGGCCGTGCCCCTGTGCAAACAGGCGCTGGAGGACCTGGAAAAGACCTCTGGCCACGACCATCCTGATGTGGCCACCATGCTGAACATCCTGGCCCTGGTTTATAG GgatcaaaacaaatacaaagaggCCGCCCATCTGCTCAACGATGCTCTGTCCATCCGTGAGAAAACTCTGGGCAAAGACCACCCTGCT GTTGCTGCAACGTTGAACAACTTGGCTGTGTTGTACGGAAAGAGGGGGAAGTACAAGGAGGCCGAGCCACTGTGTAAGAGAGCCCTGGAGATCAGAGAAAAG GTGCTGGGGAAGGACCATCCTGATGTGGCCAAGCAGCTGAACAATCTGGCTCTGCTGTGCCAGAACCAGGGCAAGTACGAGGAAGTGGAGTACTACTACTGCCGCGCCCTGGAGATCTATGAGAGCCGGCTGGGCCCAGATGACCCCAACGTGGCCAAAACCAAGAACAACCTG GCATCCTGCTTTCTCAAACAGGGGAAGTACAAGGAGGCTGAGATTCTGTACAAAGAGATTCTGACCCGTGCCCATGAGAAAGAGTTTGGATCCGTTGATG ctgaaaacaagccTATCTGGATGCAtgcagaggaaagggaggagatgAGCAAG ggcaaacacagagacaacacTCCGTACGGAGAGTATGGAGGCTGGTACAAGGCCTGCAAAGTCAACAG cccCACAGTGAACACCACCCTGCGAAACCTGGGGGCTCTGTACCGCCGACAGGGCAAACTAGAGGCCGCTGAGACTCTGGAGGAGTGTGCCATGAGGTCTCGCAAGCAG AGCAACACA GGCATTGACCCAATCCACCAGACACGTGTGGTGGAGATCCTGAAGGATGGAGACGGTGACAGGCGGAGGAGCCGGGACAGCCTGTCCAGCGTAAAGTATGAAAGTGGCTCAGAGGCCGGCGAGGAA GCCTAA